A section of the Gasterosteus aculeatus chromosome 10, fGasAcu3.hap1.1, whole genome shotgun sequence genome encodes:
- the bet1 gene encoding BET1 homolog has product MRRAGLGEGGPGNYVASGYSVYEEENEHLQEGLRAKVSALKSLSIDIGTEVKYQNTMLGDMDTDFDSTGGLLGATIGRVKQLSRGSQTKLLCYMLLFCLFVFFVLYWFIKLR; this is encoded by the exons ATGAGGCGCGCCGGTTTGG GCGAAGGAGGCCCCGGGAATTATGTGGCGAGTGGATACAGCGTGTATGAGGAGGAGAACGAACATCTGCAGGAGGGACTGAGAGCCAAAGTCAGCGCTTTGAAAAGT CTGTCTATCGACATTGGAACGGAAGTCAAGTATCAGAATACAATGCTGGGCGATATG GACACGGACTTTGACTCGACAGGCGGCCTGCTCGGTGCGACCATAGGCCGAGTGAAGCAGCTGTCCAGAGGCAGTCAGACCAAACTGCTGTGCTACATGcttctcttctgtcttttcGTCTTCTTTGTCCTGTACTGGTTCATCAAGCTGAGGTGA
- the tfpi2 gene encoding tissue factor pathway inhibitor 2, whose protein sequence is MEFFTLALFTLFSSVYSVLALSPPGACLLEVDEGPCRGSIERYFYNTMTQKCEIFFYGGCQGNDNRFKSYEECQKSCFRIPKVPQICRFSKEEGPCRALFRSYFFNMTSMRCEPFYYGGCEGNSNRFPDLTACKEYCSPRKTVPVLCLDFLDKGRCSASFPRYYYNTATKACEEFIYSGCGGSSNNFVSKQICMDVCVKGGKKHRIQSRGRHMRRNRNNGITFLQA, encoded by the exons ATGGAGTTTTTCACTTTAGCGCTGTTTACACTTTTCTCCTCAGTTTACAGCGTGTTGGCGTTGTCTCCTCCAG gCGCGTGTCTGCTTGAAGTGGACGAGGGACCCTGCAGAGGATCCATTGAGCGCTACTTCTACAATACCATGACCCAAAAGTGCGAGATATTCTTCTACGGAGGCTGCCAGGGGAACGACAACAGGTTTAAGAGTTATGAGGAGTGCCAGAAATCGTGTTTCAGAATCCCAA AGGTTCCCCAAATCTGCAGGTTTTCCAAAGAGGAGGGACCCTGCCGCGCCCTCTTTCGCAGCTACTTCTTCAACATGACCAGCATGCGGTGTGAGCCCTTCTACTACGGCGGCTGCGAGGGCAATTCCAACCGCTTCCCAGACCTCACCGCCTGCAAGGAGTACTGCAGTCCACGAAAAA CTGTTCCTGTGCTCTGCCTGGACTTTCTGGACAAAGGCAGGTGCTCAGCCTCCTTTCCTCGCTATTACTACAACACAGCCACCAAGGCGTGCGAGGAGTTCATCTACTCCGGCTGCGGAGGGAGCAGCAACAATTTTGTCTCGAAGCAAATTTGCATGGACGTTTGTGTTAAAG gagggaaaaaacacagaatccaGAGCAGAGGTCGTCACATGAGACGGAATAGAAATAATGGGATCACTTTCTTACAGGCCTAG
- the LOC120826477 gene encoding putative acyl-CoA dehydrogenase 6 — protein sequence MALPVGALRLNQLAISRNFYKFTCCVGARSLSDNVSSKPVPSSATEVAGDHLIYTRDHFALQESLRKIVDQEINPHVDQWEAEGTFPAHKVFKILGNAGFLGVNKPVEYGGLGLDFSYSIAVSEELGNIRCGGVPMAIGVQTDMATPALARFGSAELKEEFLLPSIAGDKVACLGVSEVGAGSDVSSILTKAVKKGDEYVINGGKMWTTNGTQADWICLLANTSDGPPHRNKSLICLPMNLPGVHIARKIEKLGMWSSDTAEVFFDDVRVPCKNIVGQEGMGFTYQMLQFQEERLWAVGNIVTMMDNIIQETIQYTRQRKIFKLPVLYHQSVNFRLAELQTEVELLRSLLHRATALYIKGNDVTKLASMAKLKAGRLAREVGDSCLQYWGGMGFTSDVLVSRFYRDSRLLSIGGGADEVMLAIICKYMDTLPKK from the exons ATGGCGCTGCCCGTCGGAGCTCTCCGGTTGAACCAGCTGGCCATCAGTCGTAATTTCTACAAATTTACTTGTTGTGTTGGCGCCCGGTCGCTGTCTGACAACGTGTCATCTAAACCCGTCCCGTCCAGCGCCACGGAGGTGGCGGGTGACCATTTAATCTACACACGAGACCACTTTGCATTGCAGGAGTCCCTCAGAAAG ATCGTCGACCAGGAGATCAACCCCCACGTGGATCAGTGGGAAGCAGAGGGGACGTTTCCAGCCCACAAAGTTTTCAAGATCTTAGGAAACGCCGGCTTTCTCGGGGTTAACAAACCAGTTG AGTACGGCGGCTTGGGGCTGGACTTCAGCTACAGCATAGCCGTCTCCGAGGAGCTGGGCAACATCCGCTGTGGGGGCGTCCCCATGGCCATCGGCGTGCAGACGGACATGGCCACCCCTGCACTGGCCAG gtttgGTTCAGCCGAGCTAAAGGAAGagttcctccttccctccatcgcGGGGGACAAAGTGGCCTGCCTCGGAGTCAGTGAAGTCGGAGCCGGCTCTGATGTCTCAA GTATCCTGACCAAGGCAGTGAAGAAAGGGGATGAATATGTGATCAACGGGGGGAAGATGTGGACCACCAACGGTACCCAGGCCGACTGGATATGTCTCCTCGCCAACACAAGCGACGGGCCCCCACACAGGAACAAGTCCCTCATCTGTTTGCCCATGAACCTGCCAG GAGTCCACATCGCCCGAAAGATTGAGAAACTCGGCATGTGGTCGTCGGACACGGCCGAAGTGTTCTTCGACGACGTCCGTGTGCCCTGCAAGAACATCGTGGGCCAGGAAGGCATGGGCTTCACCTATCAGATGCTTCAGTTCCAGGAGGAGCGGCTCTGGGCTGTGGGCAACA TCGTGACCATGATGGACAACATCATTCAGGAGACCATCCAGTACACCCGGCAGAGGAAGATCTTCAAGCTGCCCGTCCTCTACCACCAGTCTGTTAACTTCAGGTTGGCCGAGCTGCAGACGGAGGTGGAGCTgctccgctccctcctccaccgTGCCACAG cattgTACATTAAAGGCAACGATGTCACCAAACTGGCATCCATGGCCAAGTTAAAGGCCGGCCGTCTGGCCAGGGAGGTGGGCGACAGCTGCCTCCAGTATTGGGGAGGCATGGGCTTCACCAGCGACGTGCTTGTCAGCAGATTCTACAG AGATTCTAGGTTACTTTCAATTGGTGGAGGTGCCGATGAGGTGATGCTGGCAATCATCTGCAAATACATGGACACACTACCCAAGAAATGA
- the gngt1 gene encoding guanine nucleotide-binding protein G(T) subunit gamma-T1: protein MPVINIDDLTDKDKAVMEVNQLKTEVKLERWLTSKCCEEIKDYIQAGEEEDILVKGISEEKNPFKEKGGCVVC from the exons ATGCCAGTCATAAACATAGATGACCTGACGGATAAGGACAAGGCTGTCATGGAAGTAAACCAACTAAAAACTGAAGTGAAACTTGAGAGGTGGTTG ACATCTAAATGCTGTGAGGAAATCAAGGACTATATTCaggctggagaggaagaggacatcCTCGTCAAAGGCATTTCAGAGGAGAAGAACCCCTTCAAGGAGAAAGGTGGCTGTGTCGTCTGCTAA